From the Lolium rigidum isolate FL_2022 chromosome 2, APGP_CSIRO_Lrig_0.1, whole genome shotgun sequence genome, one window contains:
- the LOC124688191 gene encoding probable amino acid permease 7, with the protein MGRGGGGAEGDRQTEPLLEELSKSSSSKEHLVQRTGTVWTAMAHIITAVIGSGVLSLAWSVAQLGWVAGPAAIVLFAGVTAVQSSLLADCYISRDPDELGSIVRNKSYVQAVRFYLGEKSRLFCVFFLSVNLFGSGVVYTLTSATSMRAIQKANCYHREGHGTASCSTAGGGSDVYYMLVFGLAQVVLSQIPDFHNMAWLSVFAAVMSFSYSFIGFGLGAAKVIENGVIEGGIGGIALASPMQKVWRVAQALGDIAYAYPYTLALLEIQDTLRSPPAESETMKTASRGSIVVTTFLYLGCGCLGYAAFGDATPGNLLTGFGFYEPYWLIGLANLSVVLHLLGGYQVYGQPAFALAERRFGAEACVLDVEMPLLGWRRVSLFRLCYRTAYVAATTTVAVWFPYFNQVVGLIGALSFWPKVIHFPVEMYIVQAKVAPWTGRWLAIRTFSAACLLVCAFASVGSAVGVFGSKRS; encoded by the exons atgggaagaggaggaggaggagcagaaggcgatcgccaaacagagccgctGCTCGAGGAGCTCTCGAAGTCCTCTTCATCCAAGGAGCATCTAGTTCAAAGAACCG GCACGGTATGGACGGCGATGGCGCACATCATCACGGCGGTGATAGGGTCCGGCGTGCTGTCGCTGGCGTGGAGCGTGGCGCAGCTCGGCTGGGTCGCCGGCCCGGCGGCCATCGTGCTGTTCGCCGGGGTGACCGCGGTGCAGTCCTCACTACTCGCCGACTGCTACATTTCTCGCGACCCGGACGAGCTCGGCAGCATCGTCAGAAACAAGTCCTACGTGCAAGCCGTGAGGTTCTACCTAG GTGAGAAGAGCCGCTTGTTTTGCGTTTTTTTCCTTAGCGTCAACTTGTTTGGGAGCGGCGTGGTGTATACCCTCACCTCCGCAACTAGTATGAG GGCCATTCAGAAAGCGAACTGCTACCACCGTGAAGGCCATGGCACTGCCTCATGCTCCACCGCCGGTGGGGGGTCAGATGTCTACTACATGCTCGTGTTTGGCCTCGCGCAAGTGGTTCTGTCGCAGATACCGGACTTCCACAACATGGCATGGCTTTCCGTCTTCGCTGCCGTCATGTCCTTCTCCTACTCCTTCATCGGCTTCGGCCTCGGAGCCGCCAAAGTGATCG AAAATGGAGTGATCGAAGGGGGGATAGGTGGCATTGCCCTAGCATCCCCGATGCAGAAGGTGTGGCGCGTCGCGCAGGCCCTTGGGGACATCGCCTACGCCTATCCTTACACCTTGGCGCTACTAGAGATCCAG GACACCCTCAGGTCACCGCCGGCTGAGAGCGAGACGATGAAGACGGCGTCGAGGGGCAGCATTGTGGTCACCACCTTCCTCTACCTCGGGTGCGGGTGCCTCGGCTACGCGGCGTTCGGCGACGCCACCCCGGGGAACCTCCTCACCGGGTTCGGCTTCTACGAGCCCTACTGGCTCATCGGCCTCGCCAACCTctccgtcgtcctccacctcctcggcggCTACCAGGTGTACGGCCAGCCGGCGTTCGCGCTCGCGGAGCGGCGGTTCGGCGCCGAGGCTTGCGTATTGGACGTGGAGATGCCGCTGCTTGGCTGGAGGCGCGTGAGCCTGTTTAGGCTGTGCTACCGCACGGCGTACGTGGCGGCGACCACGACGGTGGCGGTGTGGTTCCCCTACTTCAACCAGGTGGTCGGGCTGATCGGCGCCTTGAGCTTCTGGCCCAAGGTCATTCACTTCCCCGTCGAGATGTACATCGTGCAGGCCAAGGTGGCGCCCTGGACGGGGCGGTGGCTCGCCATCCGGACCTTCAGCGCCGCCTGCCTGCTCGTCTGCGCCTTTGCCTCCGTCGGCTCTGCCGTGGGGGTGTTCGGCTCCAAGAGAAGCTAG
- the LOC124693017 gene encoding ADP-ribosylation factor GTPase-activating protein AGD12-like, which translates to MSTANRYQPIKSTKPVIGKARKLKDLMLKSDNRVCADCSAPDPKWASSNIGVFLCLKCGDVHRALGPDISNILSVTLDDWSDSDIDSMVEVGGNSYANSIYEAFLPKDYPKPKQDSPMEYRTQFIRAKYETQDFLKPSLRITSKAGFESTNSVKSVDSSFSSASRNRVPEDTRDFVGQLNITVVKGSQLAVRDMLTSDPYVVLTLGEQKAQTTVKASDLNPIWNEVLELKVPRNFGPLKLEVYDHDTFSADDIMGEAEIDLQPMITAAMAFGDPSRHADMQIGRWFMTKDNCLLNDSIVNISSGRVIQEVFLKLQNVESGEMELELEWARLD; encoded by the exons ATGAGTACTGCTAATCGGTACCAACCCATCAAGTCAACCAAGCCTGTCATAG GCAAAGCAAGAAAGTTGAAGGATCTTATGCTAAAAAGCGACAATCGAGTATGTGCGGATTGTAGTGCACCTGATCCCAAATGGGC GTCTTCTAATATTGGAGTATTTCTTTGCTTAAAATGCGGAGATGTCCACAGGGCCCTTGGACCAGACATTTCAAAT ATTTTGTCTGTGACTTTGGATGATTGGTCTGATAGTGATATTGACTCCATGGTTGAGGTTGGTGGAAACTCGTATGCCAATTCAATTTATGAGGCTTTTCTTCCAAAAGACTACCCTAAACCTAAACAAGACTCACCAATGGAATATCGTACCCAATTTATAAG AGCCAAATACGAAACACAAGATTTTCTGAAGCCAAGTTTGCGCATTACGTCAAAGGCAGGTTTCGAATCTACCAATTCTGTGAAGAGTGTAGATAGCAGTTTCTCTAGCGCTTCAAGGAATCGTGTCCCG GAAGATACAAGAGATTTTGTTGGGCAACTCAACATTACAGTGGTAAAAGGTAGTCAGTTGGCTGTCAGAGATATGCTAACAAGTGATCCTTATGTTGTTTTAACTCTCGGAGAGCAG AAGGCTCAGACAACAGTTAAAGCGAGTGACCTCAACCCTATATGGAATGAAGTCCTTGAACTAAAAGTTCCTCGAAATTTTGGACCTTTAAAACTT GAAGTGTATGACCATGATACTTTCTCTGCTGACGATATCATGGGGGAAGCAGAGATAGATCTCCAACCAATGATCACAGCTGCGATGGCCTTTGGAGACCCTTCGCGTCATGCGGACATGCAGATTGGAAGGTGGTTCATGACCAAAGACAATTGCCTGTTGAACGACAGCATTGTCAATATTTCTTCCGGAAGGGTAATACAGGAAGTGTTCCTAAAGCTGCAGAACGTAGAATCAGGTGAGATGGAGTTAGAACTGGAATGGGCTCGTCTAGATTAA